In Lactobacillus sp. PV012, one genomic interval encodes:
- a CDS encoding phosphoketolase family protein, which yields MAVNYDSKEYLNSVDAFWRAANYLSVGQLFLMNNPLLKEDLKPSDVKPKPIGHWGTIVPQNFIYAHLNRAIKKYDLNMFYIEGSGHGGQVMVSNSYLDGSYTERYPEITQDEKGMAKLFKQFSFPGGVASHAAPETPGSIHEGGELGYALSHGVGAILDNPDVIAAVEIGDGEAETGPLAASWFSSKFINPIKDGAVIPILQINGFKISNPTIVSRMSDEDLTKYFEGMGWKPYFVTAYKDGQFNGYKDHMQVHEEMAKTMDQVVEDIKAIQKNARENNDDSQVKWPMIVFRVPKGWTGPKEDLDGNPIENSFRAHQIPIPVAQDAMEHKDILIDWMKSYKPEELFNEDGSPKEIVLQNTLKGDKRMAMNPVTNGGINPRALNLPDYRDFAVEIGKPGSVEKQDMAEWAKYLNEIAKLNPDNFRGFGPDESKSNRLFELLDDQKRQWMEEIHEPNDEDLSRTGRLIDSQLSEHQDEGWLEGYVLTGRHGFFATYESFGRVVDSMLTQHMKWLRKAKEQQWRHDYPALNIVDTSTVFQQDHNGYTHQDPGMLTHLFEKNRPDLIHEYLPADTNSLLAVSDKAFRDREVINLLVTSKQPRPQWFSIEEAKKLVDKGLGYVDWASTDQNAKPDIVFASTGTEPTIETLAAIDLLHKQFPELKIRYINVIDVMKMMTPEKNPEAMSDEEFNRLFPEDVPVVFAWHGFKPMMESIWFDRGRGKNAVHIHGYEENGDITTPFDMRVLNHIDRFNLAKDAVESLPELVQNNAGFIEKMNALLAKHHQYIRDNGKDMPEVTQWQWSGLNK from the coding sequence ATGGCAGTCAATTATGATTCAAAAGAATACTTAAATAGTGTAGATGCCTTTTGGCGTGCAGCTAATTACTTATCTGTAGGTCAATTATTTTTGATGAATAATCCGCTTTTAAAGGAAGATTTGAAACCTTCCGATGTAAAGCCTAAGCCAATTGGTCACTGGGGTACTATTGTGCCACAAAACTTTATTTACGCTCACTTAAATCGTGCCATTAAAAAGTATGATCTAAATATGTTCTATATTGAAGGTTCAGGTCATGGTGGACAAGTAATGGTATCAAATTCTTATCTTGATGGATCATATACTGAAAGATACCCAGAAATTACTCAAGATGAAAAGGGAATGGCTAAATTATTTAAACAATTTAGTTTTCCTGGTGGAGTAGCTTCTCATGCAGCACCAGAAACACCTGGTTCAATCCATGAAGGTGGGGAATTAGGATATGCATTGTCTCATGGTGTAGGAGCAATTTTAGATAATCCTGATGTAATTGCAGCTGTTGAAATTGGTGATGGTGAAGCAGAAACTGGTCCATTAGCAGCTTCTTGGTTTTCAAGTAAATTTATCAACCCAATTAAAGATGGAGCAGTAATTCCAATTTTACAAATTAATGGATTTAAAATTTCTAACCCAACTATTGTCTCTCGTATGAGCGATGAAGATTTAACCAAATACTTTGAAGGGATGGGTTGGAAACCTTACTTTGTTACTGCATATAAAGATGGACAATTTAATGGGTATAAAGATCATATGCAGGTTCATGAAGAAATGGCTAAGACAATGGATCAAGTTGTTGAGGATATTAAAGCTATTCAAAAAAATGCTCGTGAAAATAATGATGATTCACAAGTGAAATGGCCAATGATTGTCTTTAGAGTACCAAAGGGTTGGACTGGCCCTAAAGAAGACTTAGATGGAAATCCAATTGAAAATAGTTTCCGTGCTCACCAAATTCCAATTCCAGTTGCCCAAGATGCAATGGAACATAAAGATATATTGATCGATTGGATGAAGAGTTACAAGCCAGAAGAACTATTTAATGAAGATGGTTCACCAAAGGAAATTGTCTTACAAAATACTCTAAAGGGCGATAAACGCATGGCAATGAATCCGGTAACTAATGGTGGAATTAATCCACGTGCCTTGAATTTACCAGATTACCGAGACTTTGCTGTCGAAATTGGTAAGCCTGGTTCTGTTGAAAAACAAGACATGGCAGAATGGGCAAAGTATTTAAATGAGATTGCCAAATTAAATCCAGATAATTTCCGTGGCTTTGGTCCAGATGAGTCTAAATCTAACCGTCTCTTTGAACTTCTTGATGATCAAAAACGTCAATGGATGGAAGAAATTCATGAACCAAATGATGAAGATCTATCACGGACAGGCCGTTTGATTGACTCCCAACTTTCAGAACACCAAGATGAAGGTTGGCTTGAAGGCTATGTATTAACTGGACGTCATGGCTTTTTTGCAACATATGAATCTTTTGGACGCGTAGTAGATTCAATGCTGACACAACACATGAAATGGCTTCGCAAGGCTAAAGAACAACAATGGCGTCATGATTACCCTGCTTTGAATATTGTGGATACTTCTACTGTTTTCCAACAAGATCATAATGGCTATACTCACCAAGATCCTGGAATGTTAACTCACTTATTTGAAAAGAATCGTCCAGATTTAATTCATGAATACTTACCAGCTGACACTAACTCACTTTTGGCTGTTTCTGATAAAGCCTTTAGAGATCGAGAAGTAATTAATTTATTAGTAACTTCTAAGCAACCACGTCCACAATGGTTTAGTATTGAAGAAGCTAAGAAATTAGTTGATAAAGGTTTAGGTTATGTTGATTGGGCTTCAACTGATCAAAATGCTAAGCCTGATATTGTTTTTGCTTCTACTGGAACTGAACCTACAATTGAAACTTTGGCAGCAATTGATTTACTTCATAAACAATTCCCAGAACTCAAAATTCGTTATATTAATGTAATTGATGTAATGAAGATGATGACTCCTGAAAAGAACCCAGAGGCTATGAGTGATGAAGAATTTAACCGCCTTTTCCCAGAAGATGTCCCAGTAGTCTTTGCTTGGCATGGTTTCAAACCAATGATGGAATCAATTTGGTTTGACCGTGGTCGTGGTAAAAATGCTGTTCACATTCATGGTTATGAAGAAAATGGTGATATTACTACACCATTTGATATGCGTGTTCTTAATCACATTGATCGCTTTAATTTGGCTAAAGATGCTGTTGAAAGTTTACCAGAATTAGTTCAAAATAATGCTGGATTTATCGAAAAAATGAATGCTCTCTTAGCTAAGCATCATCAATACATTCGTGATAATGGTAAAGATATGCCAGAAGTTACTCAATGGCAATGGAGTGGCTTAAATAAATAG
- a CDS encoding DNA alkylation repair protein, whose translation MNYQKLQQKFLENQNQVQALQMKKYMRNQFDFYGYHSADRKEIYHQDLLAEKKKKQVDWELLERAWNDSHRELQYFVCDYLIAMKKFLKFEDLPKLRHFILQKSWWDTIDSLIKPIGYLGLKDNRVGKEMLKWSKDSNFWIRRTAIEHQLLRKEKMDTELLKQIIKNNFNSEEFFINKAIGWALRDYSKTNPAWVKEFLGEYKNQMAPLSIKEASKYLDN comes from the coding sequence ATGAATTACCAAAAACTCCAACAAAAATTCTTAGAGAACCAAAATCAAGTCCAGGCTTTGCAGATGAAAAAGTATATGCGGAATCAATTTGATTTTTATGGCTATCATTCAGCTGATCGTAAGGAAATTTACCACCAGGATTTGCTCGCTGAAAAAAAGAAAAAGCAAGTTGATTGGGAGTTGCTGGAAAGAGCTTGGAATGATTCTCATCGTGAATTACAATATTTTGTTTGTGATTATTTGATAGCTATGAAGAAGTTTTTAAAATTTGAAGATCTTCCTAAGCTACGCCATTTTATTTTGCAAAAGTCGTGGTGGGATACAATTGATAGTTTAATTAAACCCATCGGCTATCTTGGGTTAAAAGATAATCGTGTAGGTAAAGAGATGCTTAAATGGTCTAAGGATAGTAACTTTTGGATTAGAAGGACAGCTATTGAACATCAATTACTACGTAAAGAAAAAATGGATACTGAGTTGCTAAAACAAATAATTAAAAATAACTTCAACAGTGAAGAATTTTTTATTAATAAAGCAATTGGCTGGGCATTGCGAGATTATTCAAAAACTAACCCTGCCTGGGTAAAAGAATTTTTGGGAGAGTATAAAAATCAAATGGCGCCTTTATCAATTAAAGAAGCCAGTAAATACTTAGATAATTAG
- a CDS encoding GntR family transcriptional regulator has translation MPDLVYRVVMRDIKKKILNNEYQEMRLPDERSLSQEYQVSRSSMKRALELLAQQGIIFKKRGSGTFINPLYLKNQALFKYEGSNLGITDSFSVPGKKQNIEVLDYQVIKADQDLKQDLFLKDSDFVYKIKRLRLLDDQPFLIETGYIPIRIAPELNENILKGSLFNYLEDTQQKTVTRSFLTITVEPSTLDDQAKLMLAPNEPVGVLSGIFFLDDGTPFEVSNMRIHYKYMKYNTFVNLGQE, from the coding sequence ATGCCAGATTTAGTTTATCGTGTGGTAATGCGGGATATTAAAAAGAAAATTTTAAATAATGAGTATCAAGAAATGCGACTACCGGATGAACGAAGTCTTAGCCAAGAATATCAAGTAAGTCGTTCTTCAATGAAAAGAGCCTTGGAATTACTAGCACAACAAGGAATTATTTTTAAAAAAAGAGGCAGTGGGACTTTTATCAATCCTCTTTATTTGAAAAATCAGGCTTTGTTTAAATATGAGGGGTCTAATTTAGGAATTACTGACTCTTTCAGTGTACCTGGAAAAAAGCAGAATATTGAGGTACTTGATTATCAGGTCATAAAAGCAGATCAAGATTTAAAACAAGATTTATTTTTGAAGGATTCCGATTTTGTTTATAAAATTAAACGTTTGCGTCTTTTAGATGATCAACCTTTTTTAATTGAGACTGGATATATTCCCATTAGAATTGCACCAGAATTAAATGAAAATATTTTAAAGGGTTCATTATTCAATTATTTAGAAGATACTCAACAAAAAACAGTTACACGGTCTTTTTTGACAATTACAGTTGAGCCATCTACTTTAGATGATCAGGCTAAACTAATGCTAGCACCAAATGAACCAGTGGGTGTTTTATCAGGAATATTTTTTCTAGATGATGGGACTCCCTTTGAAGTTTCAAATATGCGGATTCATTATAAATACATGAAATATAATACATTTGTGAACTTAGGTCAGGAATAA
- a CDS encoding nucleoside hydrolase, producing the protein MNKKPLIISTDPGIDDAAAITISLFAKQLDVKAIVATWGNVSLDRTLDNSLKLETFLHTKVPVIKGAKQPLLRKAISAASVHGESGMAGYDFDKPEMSLLKEGLAASHIHEIVSQSNEKVILMGIGPLTDFALFINQYPEDLANVEKFVLMGGNIDRGNFTAFSEYNFAGDPEAAQMVFQSGVPIEVAPLELGHIAQVTPAQMEEIRHCGEVGEMLYGLFTSIHEDTEGDGTEIYDATAVGMLLAPEIYTFKPATVEIELDGRYTYGASVMDFKGYLEKPKNAQVAVSVDTQKFAKWFVEAIKTANQGRK; encoded by the coding sequence GTGAATAAGAAACCTTTAATAATTAGTACAGATCCTGGAATTGACGATGCAGCTGCTATAACTATCAGTTTATTTGCTAAGCAGTTAGATGTGAAGGCAATTGTGGCTACCTGGGGTAATGTTAGTTTAGATAGAACTTTAGATAATAGTTTAAAGTTAGAAACTTTTTTGCATACTAAGGTGCCAGTAATTAAAGGAGCAAAGCAACCACTTTTACGTAAAGCAATTTCAGCTGCTTCAGTCCATGGTGAAAGTGGCATGGCAGGATATGATTTTGATAAGCCTGAGATGAGCTTACTTAAAGAAGGGTTAGCTGCTAGTCATATTCATGAAATTGTTAGTCAAAGTAATGAAAAGGTCATTTTAATGGGAATTGGACCTTTGACTGATTTTGCACTATTTATTAATCAATATCCTGAAGATTTAGCTAATGTGGAAAAATTTGTTTTAATGGGTGGAAATATTGATCGAGGTAATTTTACAGCATTTTCAGAATATAATTTTGCTGGTGACCCTGAAGCTGCTCAGATGGTATTTCAAAGTGGAGTACCAATTGAGGTAGCACCATTAGAACTTGGTCATATTGCTCAAGTAACACCTGCTCAGATGGAAGAAATTAGACATTGTGGTGAAGTTGGGGAAATGCTCTACGGTCTCTTTACTAGTATTCATGAAGATACTGAAGGAGATGGAACTGAAATTTATGATGCAACTGCAGTAGGGATGTTACTTGCCCCTGAAATCTATACTTTTAAGCCTGCAACAGTCGAAATTGAACTAGATGGACGTTACACTTATGGGGCAAGTGTAATGGACTTTAAAGGATATTTGGAAAAACCCAAGAATGCGCAAGTGGCTGTAAGTGTTGATACCCAAAAATTTGCTAAGTGGTTTGTGGAAGCAATCAAGACAGCTAATCAAGGGAGAAAATAA